TCGACGAGGTCAATGACCTGCTGCACGACGAGTACGGCGGCCTGTCCACCGTGGACCGCACAGCCCTGACCCGCGAGTATCAGGGGCGGCTGGACGCGGTCTGTGCCCCCACACCGGCCACCTGCGCGGCCGAGAAGGCCTATCCGGTGGTGGAAGCCGAGGTGACCGCGCTGGGCGACGAACACACCTTCTTCCAGACGCCGGAGGATTTTCAGGACTTCCTGGCGAGCGCCACGGGCGGCAACCGCAGGCAGTTCGGCGTCAAGCTCGCGCGGCTGGACGGCGAGAACCGGGTGGTGCTGGAGGTCGTGCCGCAGAGCGCCGCCGAGGAGGCCGGGCTGACGCGCGGCGACGTGCTGCTGACCCTGGACGGCAAACCCTACACCTACGACGCGCTGCGGGACGCGCGGCTGGCGGGACGCACGATCACGCTGGGGGTGGAACGGGGCGGGCAGCCGCTGACGGTGGCCCTGACCTCGCGCGACAGCAGCACCCTCGACCTGCCGCGGCTGAGCTTTACCGGCCCGCAGAACACGGTCGCGGTGCTGCGGATTCCCAGCTTCCTGCCGAGCGGCAGCGTGGCGCAGCGCGTGCATGACCTCGTCGCGGAGGCCCGCCAGCGCGGGGCGCAGGGCATCGTGGTGGACCTGCGCGGCAACCCGGGCGGCAGCCTGGCCGACTGCGACAGCGCCGTGAGCGCCTTTGTCCCCAGCTTCATGCGGGTGGCGCACACCGCCGACGGCGAGGTGGCCACGCTGGTGCAGCAGGGCCTGCGGATGGAAAACGGGCGGAACGCCGGGAGTGTCCGCAACCCGCAGCTCTGGACCGGCCCGCTCACCGTGCTGGTTGATCACGGCAGCGCCTCGTGCAGCGAATTCTTCGCCTACGAGGTCCAGTACGCCAAGCGCGGCCCGGTCATCGGGGAGGCGACGGCGGGCGTGGGCAACACCGCCACGCGCATCTTTCCGGTGGGTGAGGACGCCGCCTTGCAGCTCACGATCCTGCACTACACCAAGCAGGGCGGCCAGCCCTACCCGGTCCGCGTGACCCCCGACCAGCTTCACGCCGAAACCGAGGACGACGTGCGGCTGCTCACGCACGGGCAGGACACCCTCCTGGCCCTGGGCGTGCAGGCCCTGGCCACCGCGCCGACCATCGCGCAGAACCTGACCCAGCCCTGAAGCCCACCCCCAGCCAACCACAGGCGGGCAAACTGGATGAGCGCCAGTTTGCCCCTTTTCCTGCCACTGTTCTGACGGAAAGGACCGCTACTTCTCGCGGATGCTCCAGCCCTGCGCCCGCACCGCCTGAATCAGCCGGTCCATCACCGGGTCCACCTCGGCGTCGGTCAGCGTTTTCTGGCCCCGGAAGACCAGCCGTACGGCCACGCTGCGCTGCCCCTCCGGAATCGGGGCGCCCACGTACACGTCGAAGGGTTCGACGCTTTCGAGCAGGTCGCCCGCCTCGCGCCGGAGCAGGGCGGCGATGTCACCGTAGCTGACCGCGTCGGGGGCGATCACGGCCAGGTCGCGCCAGGCGGCGGGGGCACGGCTGGGGTCACGGAAAGCCCAGGGGCGGCCCGGCAGCGGCAGGGCGACTTCCAGCAGGAAGGTGTCCCCCTTCAGCCCGAATTCCTGCGCGATCTCGGGGTGGAGGGCACCCAGCCAGCCGATACCCTGCCCGTTCCACACGACCTCGCCCGCGATGCCGGGGTGGAGGGCGGGGGGCACCGC
The window above is part of the Deinococcus metallilatus genome. Proteins encoded here:
- a CDS encoding S41 family peptidase; the encoded protein is MNANPRRIPASRQPVRRVSALLAAATLLTSGLFGSATLAQSSLPQLSQSQSSLSRLAAAGTAEPPIRSEQIGAAQSNQAQSGQAGSSQAAQVVSPAQAIFDEVNDLLHDEYGGLSTVDRTALTREYQGRLDAVCAPTPATCAAEKAYPVVEAEVTALGDEHTFFQTPEDFQDFLASATGGNRRQFGVKLARLDGENRVVLEVVPQSAAEEAGLTRGDVLLTLDGKPYTYDALRDARLAGRTITLGVERGGQPLTVALTSRDSSTLDLPRLSFTGPQNTVAVLRIPSFLPSGSVAQRVHDLVAEARQRGAQGIVVDLRGNPGGSLADCDSAVSAFVPSFMRVAHTADGEVATLVQQGLRMENGRNAGSVRNPQLWTGPLTVLVDHGSASCSEFFAYEVQYAKRGPVIGEATAGVGNTATRIFPVGEDAALQLTILHYTKQGGQPYPVRVTPDQLHAETEDDVRLLTHGQDTLLALGVQALATAPTIAQNLTQP